In the Phaseolus vulgaris cultivar G19833 chromosome 7, P. vulgaris v2.0, whole genome shotgun sequence genome, one interval contains:
- the LOC137830287 gene encoding polyadenylation and cleavage factor homolog 4-like isoform X6 — translation MENSRRPFDRSREPGPKKARLIEELDRAPNSGARQFPQLQVISGVATLPSARFRTNERDLESNDFGRRGGAGGGGYQPQPLPFQELVTQYKAALAELTFNSKPIITNLTIIAGENQAAEKAIAATVCANILEVPSDQKLPSLYLLDSIVKNIGRDYIKYFAARLPEVFCKAYRQVDPSVHQSMRHLFGTWKGVFPPQTLQIIEKELGFTSAVNGSSASATLRSDSQSQRPPHSIHVNPKYLERQRLQQSSRTKGVVDDMTGAISNSNNDLEMPGRTLGVLRPWVDPNVTVNNDRARRDAFNDSVPEKSTGASYGSNEFGSNISRNLGLGISRPGGRVTESGHDKGWYNKSGVVAGTMPGQRNGLSLKYSFLNTEAPKSMILDTHHQPAQKITSTQSSVISNSWKNSEEEEYTWDEMNSGLTGHGTSIVSSLSKDAWTADDDNLEVEDRNQVRNPFVVNANREIAIESQANEKKRFPASQHHSSISWKLQEQHSIDELDRKAGQLSRFVSTPSSTSASTARMGNRPFLSNASIGLPGVAGPFHSLGDENPSGQSPLRRRSPSPPGPFSSMTFQARHQQQFGTSHNEVTIKTEKPPVSKVSLARETKSSTSTGNLPTRLGVRPSRTGGPSPATLISSVSTIALPSSLGPSSDNSPALSKIPQRKVGQPPRLSTLPPASSNVSSASAQTSDANNTLNPIANLLSSLVAKGLISAEKESTTKVPSELLTRLEEESDSITTGNSLPVASASGSAAVPVPSIKDDVDDTARTPISLSESTSPGVVNLIGFEFKLDVLREFHSSVISGLFDDLPHHCSICGFRLRFQKQLNRHLEWHATRDREDNGLTKASRWYLKSSDWIFGKAECVSENEADSVDTYGNEADRSQEDATVVAADENQCLCVLCGELFEDFYCEESGGWMFKGAVYFANSDSNSEMGFGDTSTGRGPIIHANCLSDNLISSVPEMEQD, via the exons ATGGAGAACTCGCGTAGACCGTTCGATAGATCGCGAGAGCCAGGACCCAAGAAGGCCCGATTGATTGAAGAGCTGGATCGGGCTCCGAATTCGGGTGCGAGACAGTTTCCTCAGCTACAAGTGATTTCTGGGGTTGCAACGTTACCGTCTGCAAGGTTTAGAACAAACGAAAGAGACCTTGAAAGCAATGATTTTGGTCGCCGGGGTGGTGCTGGAGGTGGCGGTTATCAGCCCCAGCCACTGCCATTTCAGGAGCTTGTTACTCAGTATAAGGCAGCTCTTGCAGAACTTACTTTCAACTCGAAACCGATAATTACCAACTTGACTATCATTGCAGGGGAGAACCAAGCTGCGGAGAAGGCCATTGCAGCAACTGTTTGTGCTAACATTCTAGAG GTTCCTAGTGATCAAAAGCTGCCATCACTTTATCTCTTAGACAGTATTGTTAAGAATATTGGGCGGGATTATATAAAATACTTTGCTGCCAGGCTACCTGAG GTATTCTGCAAAGCATACAGACAGGTTGATCCTTCTGTCCATCAAAGTATGAGACATCTTTTCGGAACTTGGAAAGGAGTCTTTCCTCCTCAGACCCTTCAGATTATTGAGAAAGAATTAGGCTTCACTTCTGCAGTCAATGGCTCATCTGCTTCTGCTACACTCAGGAGTGATTCACAGTCACAACGCCCACCTCATAGTATCCATGTTAATCCCAAGTATTTAGAAAGGCAACGTCTACAGCAGTCCAGCAGG ACTAAAGGAGTTGTTGATGATATGACTGGAGCCATTTCAAACTCAAATAATGACCTAGAGATGCCTGGTAGAACCTTAGGTGTTTTACGACCATGGGTGGATCCTAATGTTACTGTTAAT AATGATCGTGCTCGAAGAGATGCATTCAATGATTCTGTTCCGGAAAAGAGCACTGGTGCATCCTATGGAAGCAATGAATTTGGTTCCAATATTTCAAGGAATTTGGGCTTGGGTATCAGCCGACCTGGTGGTAGGGTGACTGAGTCAGGACATGACAAAGGTTGGTACAACAAATCTGGTGTTGTTGCGGGGACCATGCCTGGACAAAGAAATGGTTTGAGTCTCAAGTATAGTTTTTTGAATACTGAAGCACCAAAGTCCATGATTTTGGATACACATCATCAACCAGCACAAAAAATAACAAGCACACAGAGCAGTGTGATCTCAAATAGCTGGAAAAATTCTGAGGAAGAGGAGTACACATGGGATGAGATGAACTCTGGCTTGACTGGTCATGGTACATCTATTGTTAGCAGCTTGAGCAAAGATGCTTGGACTGCTGATGATGATAATTTG GAAGTTGAAGATCGGAACCAAGTCAGAAATCCTTTTGTGGTAAATGCCAATAGAGAAATAGCCATTGAATCTCAAGCCAATGAAAAGAAACGATTTCCTGCATCTCAGCATCATTCATCAATATCATGGAAATTGCAGGAGCAGCACTCTATTGATGAGTTGGATCGGAAGGCTGGTCAGTTGAGCAGATTTGTGTCCACACCGTCTAGTACAAGTGCCTCTACTGCCAGGATGGGGAATCGGCCTTTCCTGTCAAATGCATCCATAGGATTGCCAGGAGTTGCAGGACCATTTCATTCTTTGGGAGATGAAAACCCTTCTGGACAGTCACCTTTGCGACGGAGGTCTCCATCACCGCCA GGTCCATTCTCTTCAATGACTTTCCAGGCAAGGCATCAGCAGCAATTTGGCACTTCTCACAATGAGGTTACTATTAAGACTGAGAAGCCACCTGTGTCAAAAGTTTCTTTAGCCAGAGAAACTAAAAGTAGCACGAGTACAGGGAATCTTCCAACTCGATTAGGTGTTCGACCTTCACGAACAGGTGGTCCTTCCCCTGCCACATTAATTTCTTCAGTGTCCACAATTGCATTACCATCATCATTAGGTCCTTCCAGTGATAATTCACCTGCTCTCTCAAAAATACCTCAAAGAAAGGTTGGACAACCGCCTAGGTTATCTACTCTACCACCTGCATCCTCTAATGTCAGCAGTGCCTCAGCTCAGACAAGTGATGCCAATAATACCTTGAATCCAATTGCTAATCTTTTAAGCTCTTTAGTTGCAAAAGGCTTGATATCTGCAGAAAAAGAATCAACAACTAAGGTGCCCTCTGAGTTGCTGACTCGGTTGGAAGAAGAAAGCGATAGCATTACCACCGGTAACTCTTTGCCTGTGGCCTCAGCTTCTGGTTCTGCAGCTGTTCCGGTCCCTTCTATCAAAGATGATGTTGATGACACTGCAAGAACACCCATATCCTTGTCTGAATCAACCAGCCCAGGAGTTGTAAATCTCATTGGCTTTGAGTTTAAGCTTGATGTGTTACGAGAATTCCATTCATCTGTAATTAGTGGTTTATTTGATGATCTTCCACATCATTGCAGCATTTGTGGCTTTAGACTTAGATTCCAGAAACAGTTAAATAGACACTTGGAGTGGCATGCCACAAGGGATAGAGAAGATAATGGTTTAACTAAGGCATCGAGATGGTATCTTAAGTCAAGTGACTGGATTTTTGGCAAGGCTGAATGTGTATCAGAGAATGAGGCTGATTCTGTAGATACATATGGCAATGAAGCAGACAGAAGTCAAGAAGATGCTACTGTTGTAGCAGCAGATGAAAACCAGTGCTTGTGTGTGTTGTGCGGTGAGCTATTTGAAGATTTTTACTGTGAGGAAAGTGGGGGGTGGATGTTCAAAGGAGCTGTTTACTTTGCTAACTCTGATAGCAACAGTGAGATGGGATTTGGAGATACGAGTACAGGAAGGGGTCCTATCATTCATGCAAATTGCTTATCAGATAACTTGATTTCTAGTGTCCCTGAGATG GAGCAGGATTAA